DNA from Paramagnetospirillum magnetotacticum MS-1:
GCCGCCGGTTCGGTGGGCGAGGACGGGAACCATTCGGCGACCGGCCATCTGTCGGTGGCCGATGTGGATTCGGGCCAGGCCCATGTGACGGCCCAGACGGTGGAGACCGATCAGGGCACGTTCAGCATCGGGACCGACGGCAACTGGTCCTTCGCGGTCAATTCCGCCAATGCGGATGTGCAGGCGCTGGGCGCAGGCGAATCCATGACCAAGACCTTCACGGTGGCCTCTGCCGACGGCACGGCGACCCAGGAGGTCACGGTGACCATCAATGGCGCCAATGACAGCGCCACCATCACCGGCTCGGCCGCCGGTTCGGTGGGCGAGGACGGGAACCATTCGGCGACCGGCCATCTGTCGGTGGCCGATGTGGATTCGGGCCAGGCCCATGTGACGGCCCAGACGGTGGAGACCGATCAGGGGACCTTCAGCATCGGGACCGACGGCAACTGGTCCTTCGCGGTCAATTCCGCCAATGCGGATGTGCAGGCGCTGGGCGCTGGCGAATCCATGACCAAGACCTTCACGGTGGCCAGCGCCGACGGCACGGCGACCCAGGAGGTCACGGTGACCATCAATGGCGCCAATGACAGCGCCACCATCACCGGCTCGGCCGCCGGTTCGGTGGGTGAGGACGGGAACCATTCGGCGACCGGCCATCTGTCGGTGGCCGATGTGGATTCGGGCCAGGCCCATGTGACGGCCCAGACGGTGGAGACCGATCAGGGCACGTTCAGCATCGGGACCGACGGCAACTGGTCTTTCGCGGTCAATTCCGCCAATGCGGATGTGCAGGCGCTGGGCGCAGGCGAATCCATGACCAAGACCTTCACGGTGGCCAGCGC
Protein-coding regions in this window:
- a CDS encoding VCBS domain-containing protein, with amino-acid sequence AAGSVGEDGNHSATGHLSVADVDSGQAHVTAQTVETDQGTFSIGTDGNWSFAVNSANADVQALGAGESMTKTFTVASADGTATQEVTVTINGANDSATITGSAAGSVGEDGNHSATGHLSVADVDSGQAHVTAQTVETDQGTFSIGTDGNWSFAVNSANADVQALGAGESMTKTFTVASADGTATQEVTVTINGANDSATITGSAAGSVGEDGNHSATGHLSVADVDSGQAHVTAQTVETDQGTFSIGTDGNWSFAVNSANADVQALGAGESMTKTFTVASADGTATQEVTVTINGANDSATITGSAAGSVGEDGNHSA